One Fusarium musae strain F31 chromosome 6, whole genome shotgun sequence DNA segment encodes these proteins:
- a CDS encoding hypothetical protein (CAZy:GT69~EggNog:ENOG41), with protein sequence MYRRFIAPLLAVFCFLLVVTSLYLGRDHLTWRSGSYTPVQKEEVENGPSLQSTAAVTTTSTQIKERPSHTPTATLTTASASTPTISNGTILSAERISPYIAAILDPLSTALPRLECPALNINRYKILQESRHGDEVQDSQIDYFFALNLRNCIGILPRLIGSIVEAVRFLGPHRCALSIVEGNSPDGTSDVLSALQPFLEDLGLVYFYSSSKINPAQGNARIHKLAQLRNLALTPLYKEQVKVADATTVLFINDVSACTEDILELAFQRRSLNADMTCAMDWTYVGPDPTFYDIWIARTIAGDSFFEVGSDGNWNSAWNLFWNAPDTRSRYDTQQPFQVFACWNGATAFTAAPLLHGLRFRDTRKGECFQGEPQLFCKDMWSRGFRKIAVAPSVNLEYSDEKAADIKKLKGYVSDIVERHEEDGAIDWVYDPPEQVRCMPTWEKQSWRAWNETL encoded by the exons ATGTATCGCAGGTTTATAGCACCACTGCTGGcagtcttttgcttcttgcttGTCGTTACGAGTCTTTATCTTGGGCGTGATCACCTCACATGGCGCTCTGGCTCTTATACTCCTGTACAGAaagaggaggttgagaacgGCCCCAGTCTACAATCAACGGCAGCAGTTACGACAACAAGTACTCAGATTAAAGAGAGACCTTCGCATACGCCAACTGCAACTCTAACTACAGCCTCGgcttcaactccaacaatCTCAAACG GTACTATACTGTCTGCTGAGCGTATATCACCCTACATAGCAGCTATACTGGACCCATTGTCTACGGCCCTCCCTCGTCTCGAGTGTCCCGCTCTAAACATCAATCGCTATAAGATACTCCAAGAGAGTCGACATGGAGATGAAGTCCAAGACTCACAAATTGATTATTTCTTTGCCCTCAACTTGCGGAACTGCATTGGCATTCTCCCGCGCCTGATAGGCAGTATCGTTGAAGCCGTTCGCTTCCTTGGACCCCATCGCTGCGCGTTATCTATCGTTGAGGGAAACTCCCCTGACGGCACATCCGATGTTCTCTCGGCTCTGCAACCCTTCTTGGAAGACTTGGGACTGGTCTATTTTTACAGCAGTTCCAAGATCAACCCAGCGCAAGGAAATGCACGTATCCATAAGCTCGCCCAATTACGTAACTTGGCTCTCACTCCTCTTTACAAAGAACAAGTAAAGGTCGCAGACGCAACCACAGTGCTATTCATCAACGACGTCTCTGCGTGCACAGAAGATATTCTCGAACTCGCTTTTCAGCGACGTAGCCTCAACGCAGACATGACATGCGCCATGGACTGGACCTACGTAGGACCTGACCCAACCTTTTATGATATCTGGATAGCGCGTACCATCGCAGGAGACTCTTTTTTCGAAGTTGGGTCGGACGGAAATTGGAATTCAGCCTGGAACCTCTTCTGGAACGCCCCTGATACACGCTCACGCTATGATACACAGCAGCCCTTTCAGGTGTTTGCCTGCTGGAACGGGGCTACAGCGTTCACTGCGGCGCCGTTATTACATGGTCTTCGGTTTCGAGATACTCGCAAAGGAGAATGTTTCCAAGGCGAGCCTCAGTTGTTTTGTAAGGATATGTGGTCCCGGGGTTTTCGCAAGATTGCAGTTGCGCCGAGTGTCAATCTTGAATATTCCGATGAGAAGGCCGCAGacatcaagaagctgaagggCTATGTGTCGGATATAGTTGAAAgacatgaggaagatggtgcAATAGATTGGGTATATGATCCACCAGAACAGGTTAGGTGCATGCCCACTTGGGAAAAGCAGTCTTGGAGAGCCTGGAACGAGACGCTGTGA